From one Streptomyces sp. Q6 genomic stretch:
- a CDS encoding STAS domain-containing protein — MNSPRPTGVPILRLGDVLVTGLLNELDDRSAVAFTDELTERIVADSARGVLIDISRLEIIDSFVARTLMELTTMSRLLGARVIVAGMRPAVAITLVELGIQLTGVETALNAEQGLIALGWQRTPEGPGRDHVR; from the coding sequence GTGAACTCGCCGCGCCCTACGGGCGTTCCCATCCTGCGGCTCGGCGACGTCCTGGTGACAGGGCTGCTCAACGAGCTGGACGACCGGTCCGCGGTCGCCTTCACCGACGAGCTGACCGAGCGGATCGTGGCCGACAGCGCCCGCGGGGTGCTGATCGACATCTCCCGCCTGGAGATCATCGACTCGTTCGTGGCCCGTACGTTGATGGAACTGACCACGATGTCGCGGCTGCTGGGTGCCCGCGTCATCGTCGCGGGCATGCGTCCCGCGGTCGCGATCACCCTGGTCGAGCTCGGCATCCAGCTGACGGGCGTGGAGACCGCGCTCAACGCGGAGCAGGGTCTGATCGCGCTCGGCTGGCAGCGGACACCGGAGGGCCCAGGCCGTGACCATGTCCGATGA
- a CDS encoding STAS domain-containing protein: MSTSETDIRNLLLEALRGQEEQIADRWTTLQLEQAALGTDMSESELREEALLLIDALTEALASDTPVERLVTSHHNLRTTVTELSLRRVRAGATPTDTSLAVLSLKEALLAAVQHTTRDTSELFSAAVLVNRMLDAAGALSFETYVEGREEIIQRQSRQLMELSTPVVRLWRHVLAVPLIGTLDTARTQIVMESLLQAIQDHEAKVAIIDITGVLTVDTAVAQHLMHTVNAVRLMGADCVISGIRPPIAQTIAQLGIDLSTILTRATLADALTAAVKLTDQPAVGLAVAESAQR; this comes from the coding sequence GTGAGTACCAGCGAAACGGACATCCGCAATCTGCTGCTCGAGGCACTGAGGGGCCAGGAGGAACAGATCGCCGACCGCTGGACGACGCTCCAGCTGGAACAGGCGGCACTCGGTACGGACATGAGTGAGAGCGAGCTGCGTGAAGAGGCGCTGCTCCTGATCGACGCGCTGACCGAAGCGCTGGCCAGTGACACCCCGGTGGAGCGGCTCGTGACGTCGCACCACAATCTGCGCACGACGGTCACCGAGCTGTCCCTGCGCAGAGTGCGGGCCGGGGCCACCCCCACCGACACCTCGCTCGCCGTGCTCTCCCTCAAGGAGGCACTGCTCGCCGCGGTGCAGCACACGACGCGCGACACGAGCGAGCTGTTCTCCGCCGCCGTGCTCGTGAACCGGATGCTCGACGCGGCCGGCGCGCTCTCCTTCGAGACGTACGTCGAGGGCCGCGAGGAGATCATCCAGCGGCAGAGCCGCCAGCTGATGGAGCTGTCCACACCCGTCGTGCGGTTGTGGCGGCACGTCCTCGCGGTGCCGCTCATCGGCACCCTGGACACGGCCCGCACCCAGATCGTCATGGAGTCGCTGCTCCAGGCCATCCAGGACCACGAGGCCAAGGTCGCCATCATCGACATCACCGGGGTGCTCACGGTCGACACGGCCGTCGCCCAGCACCTCATGCACACCGTCAACGCGGTCCGCCTGATGGGCGCGGACTGCGTCATCAGCGGCATCAGGCCGCCCATCGCCCAGACCATCGCCCAGTTGGGGATCGACCTGTCCACCATCCTGACCCGCGCCACCCTGGCGGACGCCCTGACCGCGGCGGTCAAGCTCACCGACCAGCCCGCTGTCGGTCTCGCCGTCGCCGAGTCGGCGCAGCGGTGA
- a CDS encoding NAD(P)/FAD-dependent oxidoreductase gives MTSTVPTAVQHTDAQPPITMFGPDFPYAYDDFLAHPAGLGQIPATEHGTEIAVIGGGLSGIVAAYELMKMGLKPVVYEADRIGGRLRTVGFDGCDPSLTAEMGAMRFPPSSTALQHYIDLVDLKTSPFPNPLAESTPSTVVDLKGESHYAETIDDLPQVYRDVAAAWNKCLDEGADFSDMNQAMRERDVPRIREIWGKLVEKLDNQTFYGFLCESEAFKSFRHREIFGQVGFGTGGWDTDFPNSILEILRVVYTEADDHHRGIVGGSQQLPLRLWEREPEKIVHWAYGTSLASLHADGTPRPAVTRLARTAGNRITVTDADGDIRTYKAAIFTAQSWMLLSKVACDDELFPIDHWTAIERTHYMESSKLFVPVDRPFWLDKDEETGRDVMSMTLTDRMTRGTYLLDDGPDKPAVICLSYTWCDDSLKWLPLSANERLEVMLKSLGEIYPKVDIRKHIIGNPVTVSWENEPYFMGAFKANLPGHYRYQRRLFTHFMQKDLPADRRGIFLAGDDISWTAGWAEGAVQTALNAVWGVMHHLGGETDAANPGPGDVYDEIAPVELPED, from the coding sequence ATGACGTCCACGGTGCCCACCGCCGTCCAGCACACCGACGCGCAGCCCCCGATCACCATGTTCGGGCCGGACTTCCCGTACGCGTACGACGACTTCCTCGCCCACCCGGCGGGCCTCGGCCAGATACCCGCGACCGAGCACGGCACCGAGATCGCCGTCATCGGCGGCGGCCTGTCCGGCATCGTCGCCGCGTACGAGCTGATGAAGATGGGTCTCAAGCCCGTCGTCTACGAGGCCGACCGGATCGGCGGCCGGCTGCGCACGGTCGGCTTCGACGGCTGCGACCCGTCGCTCACCGCCGAGATGGGCGCGATGCGCTTCCCGCCGTCCTCGACGGCGCTCCAGCACTACATCGACCTGGTGGACCTGAAGACCAGCCCGTTCCCCAACCCCCTCGCGGAGTCGACGCCTTCGACGGTCGTCGACCTCAAGGGCGAGTCGCACTACGCCGAGACGATCGACGACCTGCCGCAGGTCTACCGCGACGTCGCCGCCGCCTGGAACAAGTGCCTCGACGAGGGCGCCGACTTCTCCGACATGAACCAGGCGATGCGCGAGCGCGACGTGCCGCGCATCCGCGAGATCTGGGGCAAGCTCGTCGAGAAGCTCGACAACCAGACCTTCTACGGGTTCCTGTGCGAGTCCGAGGCGTTCAAGTCGTTCCGGCACCGGGAGATCTTCGGGCAGGTCGGCTTCGGGACCGGTGGCTGGGACACGGACTTCCCGAACTCCATCCTGGAGATCCTGCGCGTCGTCTACACCGAGGCCGACGACCACCACCGCGGCATCGTCGGCGGCTCGCAGCAGCTGCCGCTGCGCCTGTGGGAGCGCGAGCCCGAGAAGATCGTGCACTGGGCGTACGGGACCTCGCTCGCGTCGCTGCACGCGGACGGCACCCCGCGCCCGGCCGTGACCCGGCTCGCCCGCACCGCGGGCAACCGGATCACCGTCACCGACGCCGACGGCGACATCCGCACGTACAAGGCCGCGATCTTCACCGCGCAGTCCTGGATGCTGCTCTCCAAGGTGGCGTGCGACGACGAACTGTTCCCGATCGACCACTGGACGGCGATCGAGCGCACCCACTACATGGAGTCCAGCAAGCTGTTCGTCCCCGTCGACCGGCCGTTCTGGCTGGACAAGGACGAGGAGACGGGCCGTGACGTGATGTCGATGACGCTCACCGACCGGATGACGCGCGGCACCTACCTCCTCGACGACGGCCCCGACAAGCCCGCCGTCATCTGCCTCTCCTACACGTGGTGCGACGACAGCCTGAAGTGGCTGCCGCTGTCGGCCAACGAGCGCCTCGAAGTCATGCTGAAGTCGCTCGGCGAGATCTATCCCAAGGTCGACATCCGCAAGCACATCATCGGCAACCCGGTGACCGTGTCCTGGGAGAACGAGCCCTACTTCATGGGCGCGTTCAAGGCGAACCTGCCCGGCCACTACCGCTACCAGCGCCGCCTGTTCACGCACTTCATGCAGAAGGACCTGCCGGCCGACCGCCGAGGCATCTTCCTCGCCGGTGACGACATCTCGTGGACGGCCGGCTGGGCCGAGGGCGCCGTGCAGACCGCCCTGAACGCGGTGTGGGGCGTCATGCACCACCTGGGTGGGGAGACCGACGCGGCCAACCCCGGCCCGGGTGACGTGTACGACGAGATCGCTCCGGTCGAACTGCCGGAGGACTAG
- a CDS encoding amino acid permease, with protein MLDHGAPPRTPPVDTAPPGFGTRLMRRKPVERLVAEGGQGEGGSLRRSLGLWQLTMISIGATLGTGIFVVLGEAVPKAGPAVTLSFVIAGLTALFSALSYAELAGTIPVAGSSYSYAYATMGELIAWVCGWCLVLEYGVSVAAVAVGWGEYLNELLDGTIGVTIPDALSAPPGDGGIFNLPALIVVLLAMVFLLGGAKESARANTIMVAVKIAALLLFCAIGIKGFQSGNYEHFMPLGMAGVSAAGATLFFSYIGFDAASTAGEEAKNAQRDLPRAIMLSLVIVTALYVLVAAVAVGAKPWKQFTDSEAALAGIMKDVTGQSFWATLLAAGAVIAIASVVLTVLYGQTRILFAMSRDGLVPKVFSKVHPKTGAPRANTVIVSLFCGVLAAAIPLGQLADATSIGTLFAFALVNIAVIMLRRTRPDMKRTFRVPLSPVLPLIGFALCVWMMGSLSVITWIVFGAWMVVGLVFYFCYGMRRSRLAAPAAPVPAQK; from the coding sequence GTGCTCGATCACGGCGCACCCCCGCGCACCCCACCCGTCGACACCGCACCTCCCGGGTTCGGTACCCGCCTCATGCGACGCAAGCCGGTGGAACGGCTGGTCGCCGAGGGTGGTCAGGGTGAGGGCGGTTCGCTGCGGCGCTCCCTCGGCCTCTGGCAGCTGACCATGATCAGCATCGGTGCCACGCTCGGCACCGGTATCTTCGTGGTCCTCGGCGAGGCCGTGCCGAAGGCGGGGCCCGCCGTCACCCTGTCCTTCGTGATCGCCGGGCTCACCGCCCTCTTCTCGGCCCTCTCGTACGCCGAGTTGGCCGGTACCATCCCGGTCGCCGGGTCCTCGTACTCGTACGCATACGCAACGATGGGTGAGCTGATCGCCTGGGTGTGCGGCTGGTGCCTGGTCCTGGAGTACGGCGTCTCGGTCGCCGCCGTGGCGGTCGGCTGGGGCGAGTACCTCAACGAGCTGCTCGACGGCACGATCGGCGTCACCATCCCGGACGCGCTCTCCGCGCCGCCCGGCGACGGCGGGATCTTCAACCTGCCCGCCCTGATAGTGGTACTGCTCGCCATGGTGTTCCTGCTGGGCGGCGCCAAGGAGTCCGCCCGCGCCAACACGATCATGGTCGCCGTGAAGATCGCGGCCCTGCTGCTCTTCTGCGCCATCGGCATCAAGGGCTTCCAGTCCGGCAACTACGAGCACTTCATGCCGCTCGGCATGGCGGGCGTCAGCGCCGCGGGCGCCACCCTCTTCTTCTCGTACATCGGGTTCGACGCCGCCTCCACCGCCGGCGAGGAGGCGAAGAACGCGCAGCGCGACCTGCCGCGCGCCATCATGCTCTCGCTCGTCATCGTCACCGCGCTGTACGTCCTCGTCGCCGCGGTCGCCGTCGGAGCCAAGCCCTGGAAGCAGTTCACCGACTCGGAGGCCGCGCTCGCCGGGATCATGAAGGACGTCACGGGGCAGTCGTTCTGGGCGACGCTGCTCGCCGCCGGGGCCGTCATCGCCATCGCGTCCGTCGTGCTCACCGTGCTCTACGGCCAGACCCGCATCCTCTTCGCGATGTCCCGCGACGGGCTCGTGCCCAAGGTGTTCTCCAAGGTCCACCCGAAGACGGGCGCGCCGCGCGCCAACACCGTCATCGTGTCCCTGTTCTGCGGCGTCCTCGCGGCCGCCATTCCGCTCGGCCAGCTCGCCGACGCCACCAGCATCGGCACGCTCTTCGCGTTCGCCCTGGTCAACATCGCCGTGATCATGCTGCGCCGCACCCGGCCCGACATGAAGCGCACCTTCCGGGTGCCGCTGTCGCCGGTCCTCCCCCTGATCGGCTTCGCCCTGTGCGTCTGGATGATGGGCAGTCTGTCCGTGATCACCTGGATCGTCTTCGGTGCCTGGATGGTCGTCGGGCTCGTGTTCTACTTCTGCTACGGGATGCGTCGCTCCCGTCTCGCCGCTCCCGCGGCACCCGTGCCCGCACAGAAGTGA
- a CDS encoding STAS domain-containing protein, with protein MSPATAGFIPDDASNPAHGTLDIATAAGPTGPVVSLTGDLDYESAPELLAAVDALAATGGTTVTLDLWGVRFFDSGGINALLRSRTTLHERGAELVVRRLSPVVERIFRITGLDTVFVPGAPHPTGGDEDPTAG; from the coding sequence ATGAGCCCCGCCACGGCCGGGTTCATACCCGACGACGCCTCGAACCCCGCCCACGGCACCCTGGACATCGCCACGGCGGCGGGCCCCACCGGGCCCGTCGTCTCGCTCACCGGCGACCTCGACTACGAGAGCGCGCCGGAGCTGCTCGCGGCGGTGGACGCCCTTGCCGCCACGGGCGGTACCACCGTGACCCTCGACCTCTGGGGCGTACGGTTCTTCGACTCGGGCGGCATCAACGCGCTGCTGCGGTCCCGCACGACGCTGCACGAACGAGGCGCCGAGCTGGTGGTCCGCCGGCTGTCGCCGGTCGTGGAGCGCATCTTCCGGATCACCGGCCTGGACACGGTGTTCGTCCCGGGCGCTCCGCACCCGACCGGAGGCGATGAAGATCCGACGGCGGGGTAA
- a CDS encoding PP2C family protein-serine/threonine phosphatase — MTDQAAAARHPGPERPHRTTHRSLPELRSAVRSLAASLRLPAELRTRLTLSVTRVAEPELRAGRIVTLESDPEQGARERTMTLRLRTPYAPWPAPSQGLPLPAQREEDTLVWQLPLPAQREGAAPRREPDPHDSVELLEEELRVAVARAEALETDRRRLTHELDETNSGVLALYVQLEERDEQLRRAHGQMLRELEDALRPGPMKVDGLELAIHYAPAGTDAPTGGDLYDWFQLPDGTVHITVVDALGHGLTSTRSALNVTHAVRTLALEGHPLETVVARTDEILMPYDRELMATVLLARIDPVSGHLTLANGSHPPPLLVSEDGSARFLEVRGRGIGYPMAGSERLWHEKLAPGDLLVLYTDGLTESRRDPYEGERRLTSATVRHRHRPTEEIPGALAEEMHTVILHPDDTLALTVRRTR, encoded by the coding sequence ATGACGGACCAGGCCGCGGCGGCGCGGCACCCCGGGCCCGAGCGCCCGCACCGCACCACCCACCGCTCGCTGCCCGAACTGCGTTCGGCCGTAAGGTCGTTGGCGGCTTCGCTGCGCCTTCCGGCCGAGCTGCGCACACGGCTGACCCTGTCGGTGACCCGGGTCGCCGAGCCCGAACTGCGGGCGGGGCGGATCGTCACGCTGGAGTCCGACCCCGAACAGGGCGCGCGCGAGCGGACGATGACCCTGCGGCTGCGGACGCCGTACGCCCCGTGGCCCGCTCCTTCCCAGGGGCTGCCGCTCCCGGCGCAGCGCGAGGAGGACACCCTGGTGTGGCAGCTGCCGCTGCCCGCGCAGCGGGAGGGCGCGGCGCCCCGGCGCGAGCCCGACCCCCACGACAGCGTGGAACTCCTGGAGGAGGAGCTGCGGGTGGCCGTCGCCCGCGCCGAGGCGCTGGAGACCGACCGGCGCCGCCTCACCCATGAGCTGGACGAGACCAACAGCGGAGTGCTCGCGCTGTACGTGCAGTTGGAGGAGCGCGACGAGCAACTGCGCCGCGCGCACGGGCAGATGCTGCGCGAGCTGGAGGACGCGCTGCGTCCCGGTCCGATGAAGGTGGACGGCCTCGAACTGGCCATCCACTACGCGCCCGCCGGCACGGACGCCCCGACCGGCGGAGACCTCTACGACTGGTTCCAACTGCCGGACGGCACCGTGCACATCACGGTCGTCGACGCCCTCGGCCACGGCCTGACCTCCACCCGCAGCGCCCTCAACGTGACGCACGCCGTGCGCACGCTCGCCCTGGAGGGGCATCCGCTGGAGACGGTGGTCGCGCGCACCGACGAGATCCTGATGCCGTACGACCGTGAGCTGATGGCGACCGTGCTGCTCGCCCGGATCGACCCGGTCTCCGGGCACCTCACGCTCGCCAACGGCAGTCATCCGCCACCCCTGCTGGTCTCCGAGGACGGCTCCGCCCGCTTCCTCGAAGTGCGCGGCAGGGGCATCGGCTACCCGATGGCGGGCAGTGAACGACTGTGGCACGAGAAACTCGCGCCCGGTGATCTGCTCGTCCTGTACACGGACGGCCTCACCGAGAGCCGTCGCGACCCCTATGAGGGCGAGCGCCGGCTCACGTCGGCGACCGTCCGTCACCGGCACCGCCCGACCGAAGAGATCCCCGGCGCCCTCGCGGAGGAGATGCACACCGTGATCCTGCATCCGGACGACACCCTGGCCCTGACCGTACGGAGAACCCGATGA
- a CDS encoding ATP-binding protein: protein MTMSDERILHRARPTGTQVTVSRSYDVRSDDDLLTVRHAVRAATVECGFGLVDQTRVVTAASELARNAYIHGGGGTLTVELLTRPGAGGIRLVIKDEGPGIPDIAAAMTDGWTSGNGLGHGLGGARRLMEEFHLDTRPGAGTTVTATRWTTP, encoded by the coding sequence GTGACCATGTCCGATGAGCGCATCCTGCACCGAGCACGGCCGACCGGAACGCAGGTGACGGTCAGCCGCAGCTACGACGTGCGATCCGACGACGACCTGTTGACGGTGCGTCATGCCGTGCGCGCGGCCACGGTCGAGTGCGGCTTCGGCCTCGTCGACCAGACCCGGGTGGTGACGGCCGCGAGCGAACTCGCCCGCAACGCCTACATCCACGGCGGGGGCGGCACGCTCACCGTGGAACTGCTGACCCGGCCCGGCGCGGGCGGCATCCGCCTCGTCATAAAGGACGAGGGCCCCGGCATCCCCGACATCGCCGCGGCGATGACGGACGGCTGGACCTCGGGCAACGGCCTCGGCCACGGCCTGGGCGGGGCGCGGCGGCTGATGGAGGAGTTCCACCTGGACACCCGTCCCGGCGCCGGAACGACGGTGACCGCGACGCGCTGGACGACGCCATGA
- a CDS encoding carbon-nitrogen hydrolase family protein: MPSLPLRTALLQSSGRPGVVAENLAALDVAAGRAAAAGARLLVAPEMFLTGYAIGADLRRLAEPADGPSSDAVARIAARHDLAVAYGWPERDGADVFNAAQLIGPDGSRLAAYRKTHLFGDFERAHFSAGQQAVVQAEFDGVRIGIMICYDVEFPENVRAHALAGTDLLLVPTAQMHPFEFVAESVVPVRAFENQMYVAYANRVGREGEFDFVGLSVLAGPDGVARARAGRADELVTGDVDPALLAASRTANPYLTDRRPGLYTSLT, translated from the coding sequence ATGCCGTCGTTGCCGCTGCGCACCGCCCTGCTCCAGAGCTCGGGCCGTCCCGGCGTCGTCGCCGAGAACCTCGCGGCGCTCGACGTGGCCGCGGGCCGCGCCGCCGCGGCCGGCGCCCGGCTGCTCGTCGCGCCGGAGATGTTCCTCACCGGGTACGCGATCGGTGCCGACCTGCGCCGCCTCGCCGAACCCGCGGACGGCCCCTCGTCCGACGCCGTCGCCCGGATCGCCGCCCGGCACGACCTGGCCGTGGCCTACGGCTGGCCGGAACGCGACGGCGCCGACGTCTTCAACGCGGCCCAGCTGATCGGCCCCGACGGCAGCCGCCTCGCCGCCTACCGCAAGACCCACCTCTTCGGCGACTTCGAGCGGGCGCACTTCAGCGCCGGGCAACAGGCCGTCGTACAGGCCGAGTTCGACGGCGTACGGATCGGGATCATGATCTGCTACGACGTCGAGTTCCCGGAGAACGTCCGCGCCCACGCCCTCGCCGGCACCGACCTCCTCCTCGTGCCGACCGCGCAGATGCACCCCTTCGAGTTCGTCGCCGAGTCCGTCGTGCCGGTGCGCGCCTTCGAGAACCAGATGTACGTCGCCTACGCCAACAGGGTCGGCAGGGAAGGGGAGTTCGACTTCGTCGGGCTGTCCGTGCTCGCCGGACCCGACGGGGTCGCGCGGGCCCGCGCGGGACGCGCCGACGAGCTGGTCACCGGTGACGTCGACCCGGCCCTGCTCGCCGCGTCGCGCACCGCGAACCCGTACCTCACCGACCGCCGCCCGGGGCTCTACACGTCCCTGACGTGA
- a CDS encoding SpoIIE family protein phosphatase, with amino-acid sequence MVDAPGGRTAVVVDGLGHGPEAAEASAAAVAAFHAAPDRPLPELLAAMDRALRAGRGAAVGLLRLRPGTAEHCGVGNVRLLLVAHDGVRARAVGQPGVVGWNMPRPLPRTLAMPDECAAVLHSDGIATRWPDTATPFLLGLPPRLLAAALGHGHRSARDDATALVTGAARRST; translated from the coding sequence GTGGTGGACGCCCCGGGCGGCCGCACCGCCGTCGTCGTGGACGGCCTCGGGCACGGCCCGGAGGCCGCCGAGGCGAGCGCCGCCGCCGTGGCCGCCTTCCACGCCGCGCCCGACCGGCCGTTGCCCGAGCTCCTCGCGGCGATGGACCGGGCGCTGCGCGCGGGGCGCGGCGCCGCCGTCGGCCTGCTGCGGCTGCGGCCGGGCACCGCGGAGCACTGCGGTGTCGGCAACGTACGACTGCTGCTCGTCGCGCACGACGGCGTACGCGCGCGGGCCGTGGGCCAGCCGGGCGTGGTCGGCTGGAACATGCCCCGGCCGCTGCCCCGCACCCTGGCCATGCCCGACGAGTGCGCGGCCGTCCTGCACAGCGACGGCATCGCGACACGCTGGCCGGACACCGCCACACCCTTCCTGCTGGGGCTGCCGCCCCGGCTGCTCGCCGCGGCCCTCGGGCACGGCCACCGCTCGGCACGCGACGACGCGACAGCCCTGGTCACCGGGGCCGCCAGGAGGAGCACATGA
- a CDS encoding ATP-binding protein translates to MDIVVDGPVTGTQARRTAARFLAEHCPWADADAVLLVVTELVTNAARHTGALARLRLRVDAGGLCVSVEDGDPRAPVPRAPDFGGGGGFGWPMVERLSERVAVRPAPGGKCIEAAWAAPVG, encoded by the coding sequence ATGGACATCGTGGTGGATGGTCCCGTCACCGGGACACAGGCCCGACGCACCGCCGCTCGGTTCCTCGCCGAGCACTGCCCCTGGGCCGATGCGGACGCGGTCCTGCTGGTCGTGACCGAGCTGGTCACGAACGCGGCCCGGCACACCGGCGCGCTCGCGCGACTACGGCTGCGGGTGGACGCCGGTGGCCTCTGCGTGTCGGTGGAGGACGGCGACCCGCGCGCTCCCGTGCCCCGCGCCCCGGACTTCGGCGGCGGCGGAGGCTTCGGCTGGCCCATGGTGGAGCGTCTCTCGGAGCGGGTCGCGGTGCGCCCGGCTCCCGGCGGCAAGTGCATCGAGGCGGCCTGGGCGGCCCCGGTCGGCTGA
- a CDS encoding Lrp/AsnC family transcriptional regulator, whose product MLNDLDERIVHALAEDARRSYADIGQLVGLSAPAVKRRVDRLRATGAITGFTVRVDPAALGWETEGFIEIYCRRNTSPDSIRRGLERYPEVASASTVTGEADALVQVFASDMRHFERVLERIAGEPFVERTKSVLVLSPLMRRFTSGSPA is encoded by the coding sequence TTGCTGAACGATCTCGACGAACGCATCGTGCACGCCCTCGCGGAGGACGCCCGCCGCTCCTACGCCGACATCGGCCAGCTCGTCGGCCTGTCCGCGCCCGCCGTGAAGCGGCGCGTGGACCGGCTGCGCGCCACCGGCGCCATCACCGGGTTCACCGTGCGGGTCGACCCGGCCGCGCTCGGCTGGGAGACCGAGGGCTTCATCGAGATCTACTGCCGCCGCAACACCTCGCCGGACTCGATTCGCCGAGGTCTGGAGCGTTACCCCGAGGTCGCGTCCGCCTCCACCGTCACCGGTGAGGCGGACGCCCTCGTCCAGGTCTTCGCCTCCGACATGCGGCACTTCGAGCGGGTCCTGGAGCGGATCGCGGGGGAGCCGTTCGTCGAGCGGACCAAATCGGTGCTCGTGCTCTCCCCGCTGATGCGCCGCTTCACCTCCGGATCGCCCGCCTGA